Part of the Ziziphus jujuba cultivar Dongzao chromosome 8, ASM3175591v1 genome is shown below.
TGTATGATGTTCTCATTAGAATGGAGGTAGAATAAGCCCCTAGTCATTCCCTGAGCTATTCGCATTCTTGTTGGCCAAGCGATTGGAGTGTCAGGTCCTCGAGctgaagaaaaatggaaaaataaaaaaagttattagcttTTCACTACATACAAATGTAGAGAGTATGAAATACATTTACAAGGGACTTTTTATGCATTGTGCTTACCATGGAGAAATGCTGCGAGACTCCCTTTTGGCATGTAATCGAAAACAAGCAGTTTCTCTCCTTTAGGACCCATGTAATAGGCTCTCAAAGCAAGAAGGTTTGGGTGTCTGATTTTGCCTAGCATATTGACTTCTGTCTCGAATTCCCTTTGGCTTTTAGTGATTTTTTCTCTCAGTCTCTTCACTGCAACTTGATGTCCATCTTCTAGTGTGGCTTTATATACAGTTCCATAAGTGCTTTTCCCCATAATCTCAGCTGTTGCACACAAAAGATCATCTGCTGTGAAGACGATTGGTCCATCAAAATGGACTAGTTTTCCTCCAGCCTCTCCACCTGATTCTACTTCACCAGCAACTGGCGGAACCCCCTTTTCGGTCCTTGCAGTAGCGGCTCCTCCTCTTCCGGCGGTCTGACCATtctttgaatttgatgaagTTCTTTTTCTTAACAAGCACCATAACAATATGCAACAAATTACAAGCAGAACTACAAGGAGAGCTCCTGCTGCAATGAGAATTATGTCTTTCGTGCTTAGTTTGTGGCGACGATGGTGTTTCGATATCTCAGAAGGTGGACGTATGACACTTTGAGAAGGTGCTTGAGAAGGGCATGGAGCTGAACCACTATATCCACAAAGCTGAATATTCCCCACAAAAGAGCTTGAATTGAACTTTTGGGAAAGACGAGTGGGAACAGAACCTGAGAGGTTGTTGTAAGAGACATTGAGGAGATTAAGATTTGATAAATCAGCAACAGAAGCAGGAATTCCTTCACTGAGATTGTTGTGAGACAAATCAAGCTGTGTAAGTTTGGAAATGTTTCCAACTGATGCAGGGATTGGACCCACAAATTGGTTTCCCTTCAGGTTGAGAACAGAAAGGTTATGCAGTCTCCCAATTTCTTCTGGGATTGGGTTATCAAGTTTGTTCCTTTCCAGGTTCAAAACAACAAGTGAGGATAAATTAAAAAGACCTGAAGCCAAGCTTCCATTAATGGCATTGTTTGAAAAATCCAAAGTTGTAAGCCTAGAAAGACTACCTATTTCATTAGGTATTACTCCATTAAACTGGTTATTGCTTAGAGAAAGCTCTTGGAGCTCCCTTAACCTGCCTAAAGAAGCAGGAATGGTTCCTGAGAGGAAATTGTGATCAAGGGTTAGGGACTGAAGACGAGATACCCCCCAAGAGTCCAAAATGGGACCAGAGAGATTGTTGTGTTGGAGAGCAAGAAAGGAGAGGGAATGAGAGCTAGTGAGACTAAGTGGGATAGAACCAGAAAACGAATTGAAGCTAAGGCTGAGTCTGAAAAGCTTGGTAGAGTTTACAAGACTAGGTGGGATAGACCCCGTGAGTGAATTGTTACTGAGATCAAGGGTCTGCAGCAAAGGACTGAAACCTAATGAAGGAGGGACAGAACCTGAAAACCGATTGTTGAAAAGTTGAACACCTCTGAGGTTGGGAAGATAGCCTAATGAGGAAGGAATCGAACCGCCAATGAGATTGTCATGGAGGCTTAGCTTTCGAAGAGCCTGAAGTTGGCCGATCTTCTCTGAGAGTCGGCCACCAAGTCCCTTCCATGGAAGCTGGATTACAATGACCTGTCCCTGAGCACACTTGATTCCAACCCAGCCGCCAGAGCAAGCTCCATAACCACTGCCATTCCAGCTCCTCAAGAACCCTTTTGGGTCATCCAATTCATTTTTGAATGCTTCAAGTGCTTCATAATCAGCTTCTGTGACAACTACACCGTCCCAAATCTGGCTTGAAACAGGCTGAAAAACCCAAATCAGTAGCAGAAGAAATACCAATAGTTGGTTGTGGGTTAAACACTGAGAAatcttccatttttctttctttttatccgAAATGCGGTGCCAATCTGCCTCTCTTTGCATCGTAAAGCGAAGAATGTCAAAAGGGTAGTTGTAGAATCTCTCTAaaactttgtttttgttctCTATAACCATtagcaaaaaacacaaaaaatgaaattgaagaaaaagaagaaagaacatCTATATTGGTTTTCcctatttttttcctctctcaagCTAGTTTTGCTTGAGTTATTGCTTAATAAGAGGCAAGGAAGGGTgcatttcaaaattaaagagaaagaaaatgtgGAATGAAACAGGAGCAAAAATCACTTGGGAGATTAAGTAGCTGAGACTCAGAGGTGGGGTTACTGTGACTGTGATAGAGCACGTGGGTATGCctctaagagagagagagagagagagagagagagagagagagagagaatcttgTATTGGGAGAGAGAAATTGTCAGGAAGGAGCATTAAGATGCAGGAGCTCTTTCTTCTTACAATGTCTAACGGCTAGTTTTTTtctctattaattttattttctcattcTCAATGCACTGCAAtctatcaatttttcttttttctttttttttttttaaccttttgaaCAATCACTGATCTGACGGTCATGGGTGGGTTGAATCCCGGGTCCTTTTTATTACCCACCCGCTCCTCCCAACGGCTATCTTTTTCAAACGGGTCCCACTGGGAAGCATCGACTGCAATCGACCGGGACCCAGTAAGTTTGTTTGGACCATAGTGCCCCGACTACTAAAGACCCTATTTGGACTAGAACTCGTAAAAGGCTATCAGAAATACGAGGTTAAAAGTGACATGTCATTTGTCTTATTCTTAAAAGCAAAAACAACTATAAATTCCAGACAAAGTGGTGATGATTACGTGTTTTCGAAGGGTGGGTCCCATTTGGACATACACACCGTTGGATGTCATCGTATGGGCTTTTGCGAGTGCTCAGTAATGGCAGAATATGGTGTCGAAGAAGAAAGAGGTGTTAAAGCTTTTCTGATGActaaggaggaggaggagttcATAAAAGTTTGAAAGGTGGGGATTTTAGGTATTGGCCAATGGGCAATGGCCATttccttttttgtctttttttttctttgtcaatAATGACCATTTCCCATCGAAGTCGAAAAGGGTCCTCATCATCATGTTTATGTGATCGAAACAGCCGTTCTTATGGTGTGGTCCATAGAAAGAGTTTAATATATTGGTTTGGTTCAAatttaagtggaaaaaaaaaaaaaaaagaaactcaggtgaaaatagcaatttttcccacaaaattaaataatgtatCTGTATTGTTTACAACCTGAAAACAATTTTTACATGGTTTAGtaaatttgttgtattttgaaatttcagaaatattacaaattaattgatttattataaatagttgggttaatatcattttattccaataagttaaatttaattagattagttttatcaaaaattcaattagaaATCTAATTAGAttagttttatcaaaaattcaattagacatcttttgtttaaaaaacaattatctaCCTGtcgttttataaaattttcatctaCTTTCTCTACTATTATATTCGTATCCATATCCTTTGgactataattaatatttttaaaattagaggtgatattattgaaataaatacaaattttagtaggaaatattatttaattaagtaatatttatatatatatatatatattataatttaaaatatcaaaactttttgtaaaatttattcaaaatttttattttttgaacacATCGAAAGGATATTTACCTTTCAAgtgaaaatgaatataatttctataatattaattgaaatttatgatatttttttataaaatctatgaaaattttcaatataatatccacatcaaatttttcacaatttaatttaaaaatctataatttttataaatttttttgaaattttcataaattttaatagtaattttgaaaatatctataattttttgttaaatttttttttatcaaaaatgtttgaaaatattattgatgtttagtatatttttttgcaaaattaatattattgatttttttttacctttaattGTCTTCCAAtaattaggcaaataaaaaaaatcacatttgacaaacaatatccaaaattatattgataagtctatctattatattttttaaaaaaattaatatcacaaGTTATAAATTTACctatctattattaattttttttacaataataaatttaatatttgtataaatattataaagtaaaataaaattaaaaaatagtcaaaaattgaaagatatgtaGGAAGTATATATCCTATATCCTGCAAACtaaggttcaaaatttcaatatcgatggtatttaatatatgcaaactttcttaaaaatttatatcaatgttatattaataattatatacaaaattatcaagaagatGTAtcttttagtaattattttttatattttacattttaaaatgagaataagTAAGATATTAATAATTCTAAGCCATTCagaaattttttatagtattgaaatgatatttataaaatataatataattaaaataattgttttgtatatcttacttattaaataattttatcaaatatatatatatttttggcgcattttttaataataatatatttttaactattaatacttattataaattaattaattaaaaaaaatataatattcattcaatatttttgtaattttaatagtCAATTATTACACCATGAAAACCTGATGATCATGGTGATAAAAATGTATTCAGCAGTCTTGGAAGAActcgtaaaataaaaaaataaaaaaataaattggaaaggGCTTCACAATCTCAAGGTGGAAAGGGTTGGCATGAAAGATTCAAACACAAAGGAAAGTGTACCATTTGACGGGAAAACAAATGGGGAGATAATGCTTAGAAACAATACAATGATGTTGGGGCACCCGAAAAATTCAAAGGCAACCCAAGAAGCTTATAGGAATGATTGATATAGAATTAGGGACCTTGGAATTAGACACCCAGATAGAGCACAGGACATCATCGTTTGTGGAGGAGAAGCAATTAGCACATTTAAAATGGAGCCACTATTACTGAGTAAGGTATTAAAAGCTGTTGTTATGGGGAAAACAATTGTTTGGGAAAAAGTCCTTGTGCATTTGTGAAGTTGAAAGAATAGTGTTTCTTATGCATGGAGAATTTGCCTGCTGCTTATAGATTTCCTATGATGTAATATTTAGGTATTTTCCCATCAACTCCATCCGTGTCTGATTCTTCTATAACATGCAAAACCATAATTCTTCTTCTCTATTGACGTCCCATATAGCCCATGTTTCAGAAGTTTCGATACACATGCACAACAAATGCCAAGTTTAACAACTAAAACACACAGAATAAACgatgcaaaattcaaaaattaggAAGTAAAATGTCACCAACCCCAGAGGTCGGGGGTATTGGCGCAAAAAATCCAAAGGAAAATTGTCGAAAAGATAAGATGATTCGGTATGCGAAACCTAGAATCCAATCTTCAATCAACATTTTGCTTATTGGATTCGCTGCAAGAGTCCTCCTTTTGTACACCTAATGAGAACGAATTTGGTTTGTGTTTACcgaattaattaaattagttcGATTTTCATATAGCAATGTCGTTACAATGTTTGTTACACTCGGAGTTGTAAGTATCGGAGTTTAATCGATCTTCTGgcgcgcgcgcgcacacacacacacacacacatatatatatatatatgtattaaatttCTTTGGTGTCTACATTTTATGTCTCATTATAATGTACACATTCGTACACTATGCACAGGTACTATTACTAGGGACCGAAATTTAGTTGCTTTTTCtaaaattcattcaatatttatatactatacacgtattattcaatttttcaatttctaagtTACGAAACTTTTTCTTACTTAAAAGGATGGTAATGACATTTTGTTAAAAGGTATATTCAGAAtaataaaacaccattaaaagTGTGGTAGGATAAGTAAATCTTGTAATGTGGTTAGACTTAGAGCCACTCAGTTTTCAACGTGACCAACATAAAATTACATTAGTCACCAAAGCGAGAGAAAAGAAACAACGCTCTGATATTGACTAGTGCTGCTTTAGACTTAAGTGGAGTGTCGTGTCATTCCCGCTTCTCCCATCCCATAAAAGATGAGACATAGAAGAATGGTTTACACACTAGTACTACCACTATCAATTTTGACAAGAAACCAATCCCTTCtgtatcaaaattttcatgcatATGTGTACCAAACAAGCAAGTCCTACCAGATCATTTGGAACtcaaaagaagaaaactaaattataaaaattctatcTAAACATCAACTCTGTTTGAAGTCAACATGAACAGTATCAACCTCTCATGATCTCATTCTAACTATCAACTCTTTCTGAATTTTCACCTCAAACCCACATGAGAAAATAATTCAGGTATAAATAGTGTACGGAGCAACTTCAGCATCTGCTAAACTAGGAACTTCGACGTCCCACCCAGAATTTTACCTTAAAGGTTCACATGTAATAGAACCAATCGGAAAAGGGCAATGCTAGGcaccaaatttttttaccaaaattttggtaaCCAAAATGACATACTGACAAACAAACCGTTTTACATACACATGCCACAAAATGGGACAACTCAGTTTCCACAGTTTCCACATTACAGTTAtctcaaagaagaagaaaagaacatTTCTAGAAGAATGTaagttacaatttttttaattacagaTCAAAGATCCAGAACTTGTTACTGCACCAAATATAATAGCAACTACTTTCATTCAATAGCCAAAACAATCACTTAGGAATCACTTGGGAACGAGAAAGAACTTTCCAATAACATCATGGGAAAGGGAAAACTTCTTAAGATGCAAAACCAACAAGACGAATTGAAAATGCTCGTGTGTCAGATTAGAATCTGCAGAGCTTCAAGTTAAGTAACAAATAGAAAAAAGCAGCCTACCCTATCAATTAAAGATCAAATGACATATGAATGTGCAAAAAAAGCATCCAGAAAGAAAAGTGTAGATATGCAAATTAAAAACGAGTCAT
Proteins encoded:
- the LOC125420491 gene encoding probably inactive leucine-rich repeat receptor-like protein kinase IMK2 → MFFLLFLQFHFLCFLLMVIENKNKVLERFYNYPFDILRFTMQREADWHRISDKKKEKWKISQCLTHNQLLVFLLLLIWVFQPVSSQIWDGVVVTEADYEALEAFKNELDDPKGFLRSWNGSGYGACSGGWVGIKCAQGQVIVIQLPWKGLGGRLSEKIGQLQALRKLSLHDNLIGGSIPSSLGYLPNLRGVQLFNNRFSGSVPPSLGFSPLLQTLDLSNNSLTGSIPPSLVNSTKLFRLSLSFNSFSGSIPLSLTSSHSLSFLALQHNNLSGPILDSWGVSRLQSLTLDHNFLSGTIPASLGRLRELQELSLSNNQFNGVIPNEIGSLSRLTTLDFSNNAINGSLASGLFNLSSLVVLNLERNKLDNPIPEEIGRLHNLSVLNLKGNQFVGPIPASVGNISKLTQLDLSHNNLSEGIPASVADLSNLNLLNVSYNNLSGSVPTRLSQKFNSSSFVGNIQLCGYSGSAPCPSQAPSQSVIRPPSEISKHHRRHKLSTKDIILIAAGALLVVLLVICCILLWCLLRKRTSSNSKNGQTAGRGGAATARTEKGVPPVAGEVESGGEAGGKLVHFDGPIVFTADDLLCATAEIMGKSTYGTVYKATLEDGHQVAVKRLREKITKSQREFETEVNMLGKIRHPNLLALRAYYMGPKGEKLLVFDYMPKGSLAAFLHARGPDTPIAWPTRMRIAQGMTRGLFYLHSNENIIHGNLTSSNILLDEHTNARIADFGLSRLMTAAANSNVIATAGALGYRAPELSKLKKASTKTDVYSLGVIILELLTGKSPGEAMNGVDLPQWVASIVKEEWTNEVFDVELMRDASSIGDELLNTLKLALHCVDPSPSARPEVQQVLQQLEEIRPETAPSSGDDGAGVPSTSE